A genomic region of Pseudomonas abietaniphila contains the following coding sequences:
- a CDS encoding ATPase domain-containing protein, with protein sequence MNQLKRLQSGIEGLDELLKGGFVAGSSYIIQGRPGSGKTILANQIGFNHARAGGRVLFATLLAEPHERLFQFLSTLSFFDKDKIGDQIQFVSAFDTMENDGLDEVVKLLRREIVRQKSTVMILDGLLNARSRADSPLNTKRFISELQGHAAFAGCTVFFLTSSQLDDGSPEHTMVDGVLELGEELVGTKSIRRIKMRKTRGSGALAGAHECEITEDGLVVYPRLESTLTDSAMRDSDHCSLVPSGLPSLDPLIGGGLVTSSSTLIIGPSGSGKTSFGIRFLGQSTVDAPGLHFGFYESPQRLRMKAASLGLDFDSMERSGALTLLWKSTGAGLIDKMALELLRVVEEKSIKRVFLDSLGGMARVAADTSRLQGLFTSLMGELRARDVTVLASWEVQSLLGGEINAPAPDMSSIVDNLLLLRFLQQTAELKRQLSILKIRDNPYDPSLLEVTISDQGLDVKKAHFHALGDSRNA encoded by the coding sequence TTGAACCAGCTAAAACGCCTTCAGAGTGGCATTGAGGGACTGGATGAGTTACTGAAGGGCGGTTTCGTCGCCGGATCGTCGTACATCATTCAGGGGCGTCCGGGCTCGGGCAAAACCATCCTGGCCAACCAGATCGGCTTCAATCACGCGCGCGCGGGTGGACGGGTGCTGTTCGCCACGCTGCTCGCCGAACCGCACGAGCGTCTGTTTCAGTTTCTGTCGACCTTGAGTTTTTTCGACAAAGACAAGATCGGTGATCAGATCCAGTTCGTCAGCGCGTTCGACACGATGGAAAACGACGGCTTGGATGAAGTGGTCAAGCTGTTGCGCCGGGAAATCGTGCGCCAGAAGTCCACGGTGATGATTCTCGACGGTCTGCTGAACGCTCGGTCCAGGGCGGACTCGCCGCTCAATACCAAACGGTTTATCTCTGAGCTGCAAGGCCACGCCGCCTTCGCCGGCTGCACGGTGTTCTTTCTGACCAGTTCGCAACTGGATGATGGCAGTCCTGAGCACACCATGGTCGACGGTGTACTGGAATTGGGCGAAGAGCTGGTCGGGACCAAATCGATCCGCCGCATCAAGATGCGCAAGACGCGCGGCAGCGGCGCCCTTGCCGGGGCGCATGAGTGCGAGATTACGGAAGACGGGCTGGTGGTCTATCCGCGGCTGGAAAGTACCCTGACCGATTCGGCCATGCGTGACAGCGACCATTGCTCACTCGTGCCAAGCGGTCTGCCGTCACTCGATCCGCTGATCGGCGGAGGGTTGGTGACATCTTCCTCTACGTTGATCATCGGGCCTTCCGGGTCGGGCAAGACATCGTTTGGTATCCGTTTTCTGGGGCAGTCGACGGTGGACGCGCCAGGTCTGCATTTCGGCTTCTACGAGTCCCCGCAACGCCTGCGCATGAAGGCCGCGTCGCTGGGGCTGGATTTCGACAGCATGGAACGGTCCGGCGCTTTGACCCTCCTGTGGAAATCGACGGGTGCCGGTTTGATCGACAAAATGGCCCTCGAACTGCTGCGCGTGGTCGAAGAGAAGTCCATCAAGCGGGTCTTTCTCGACAGCCTGGGCGGAATGGCAAGGGTGGCGGCCGACACATCTCGCTTGCAGGGCCTGTTCACATCGCTGATGGGCGAGCTGCGGGCGCGTGATGTCACCGTGTTGGCGTCCTGGGAGGTGCAGAGTCTGTTAGGTGGGGAGATCAATGCGCCGGCGCCCGACATGTCCAGCATCGTCGACAATCTTTTACTTCTGCGTTTCCTCCAGCAAACGGCTGAACTTAAACGCCAATTATCCATTCTTAAAATCAGGGACAATCCCTACGATCCTTCGCTGCTGGAAGTCACCATCAGTGATCAGGGTCTTGACGTGAAAAAGGCTCATTTCCATGCCCTTGGCGACTCCCGTAACGCGTAG
- a CDS encoding response regulator, whose amino-acid sequence MTTILIVDDEYLIADILSFALEDEGYLTVTAGSGQRALSILDREKPQLIITDYMMPGMNGIELAEAVRAHKTLGQLPMILMSGAQAHLGVARPDLFVDVFDKPFEIQAVLSRVKSLLGPGVA is encoded by the coding sequence ATGACCACGATATTGATCGTCGACGACGAGTACCTGATTGCCGACATCCTGAGCTTTGCGCTCGAGGATGAGGGCTATCTCACCGTGACCGCCGGCAGCGGTCAGAGAGCGTTGAGCATTCTCGACCGGGAAAAGCCGCAATTGATTATCACCGACTACATGATGCCGGGCATGAACGGTATCGAGTTAGCCGAGGCCGTGCGGGCGCACAAGACGCTGGGGCAATTACCCATGATCTTGATGAGTGGCGCCCAGGCGCATCTGGGTGTGGCTCGCCCCGATCTGTTTGTGGATGTCTTCGACAAACCCTTCGAGATCCAGGCGGTGCTGTCCAGGGTCAAATCGCTGCTCGGCCCCGGCGTCGCCTGA
- a CDS encoding efflux RND transporter permease subunit, with protein MLGLVRVALRRPYTFVVLAILILIIGPLTALRTPTDIFPEIRIPVIAVIWQYTGLAPDQMAGRVTSPFERVLTTTVNDIRHIEAQSLNGFGIVKVFFQPGVNISTANAQLTSVAQAILRNLPPGTVPPLILNYSASTVPIVQLALSGKDLSEQKLGDLGLNTVRLMLTTVPGAALPYPFGGKTRQVQIDLDPAQMQARGLSAQDVANALATQNQITPVGTEKIGSFEYMLQLNNSPVAFKDLEDLPIKTANGTTVLIRDVGTVKDGNPPQSNIVHVNGNRSVLIPVLKTGSASTLGVIAGIKDKLADSKAQLPENLNIDLIGDQSLFVRAAISGVAREGLIAAALTSLMILLFLGSWRSTVIIAVSIPLAILSSITALSALGETLNIMTLGGLALAVGILVDDATVTIENINWHLEQGKQVEAAIMDGAAQIVTPAFVSLLCICIVFVPMFFLDGVARFLFVPMAEAVIFAMIASFILSRTLVPTMANFLLKPHAPGEEHGEKPVSRNPLVRFQRGFEARFERVREGYHGMLETALEHRRSVMIAIFAFVIASFALVPFLGRNFFPAVDSGQILMHVRAPVGMRVESTARMITDVENTIRRVIEPSELKAVVDNIGLAVSGINAAYNNTGTVGSQDSDIQISLNEDHKPTADYIRQLREQLPREFPNAVFSFPPADIVGQILNFGSSAPVDVQIAGNNLPANFAYANTLLREIRRVPGVADARIQQSQQLPTFKINVDRTRAQLVGISERDITNSLVVNFAGSSQVAPTFWLNTANGVSYPIVLQTPQYSLDSLAQLHNLPLTSAVAPGSAGAGQILGGLASVERTHSNSVVSQSDIQPVVEVLTSIQGRDLGGVAAEIQKILAAHASEIPKGSKVTLQGQATTMNNAFSGMLFGLLGAVVLIYLLIVVNFQSWSDPFVIITALPAALAGIVWMLFLTHTPLSVPALTGAIMCMGVATANAILVVSFCRERLAEHGNPVLAALEGGFTRFRPVLMTAISMIIGMAPMALSLGEGGEQNAPLGRAVIGGLSFATVATLFLVPIIFSLVHARDARSRDRHATVQTNATQGF; from the coding sequence ATGCTTGGCCTTGTACGCGTTGCTTTGAGACGACCGTATACGTTCGTCGTGCTCGCCATCCTGATTCTGATCATCGGGCCGCTCACGGCCTTACGCACACCCACTGATATTTTTCCGGAGATTCGCATCCCGGTCATCGCGGTCATCTGGCAGTACACCGGCCTTGCGCCGGATCAGATGGCAGGGCGAGTCACCTCGCCGTTTGAGCGGGTGCTGACCACCACGGTCAACGACATCCGCCACATTGAAGCGCAGTCGCTCAACGGCTTCGGCATCGTCAAGGTGTTCTTCCAGCCGGGCGTCAACATCAGCACCGCCAACGCGCAGCTGACCTCTGTCGCTCAGGCGATTTTGCGTAACCTGCCGCCCGGCACGGTGCCGCCGTTGATCCTCAACTACAGCGCCTCGACCGTGCCCATCGTTCAGTTGGCATTGTCGGGCAAAGACCTCAGCGAGCAGAAACTTGGCGACCTGGGCCTCAACACGGTGCGGTTGATGCTGACCACCGTGCCGGGCGCTGCGCTGCCGTACCCGTTCGGCGGCAAGACTCGTCAGGTGCAGATTGACCTCGACCCTGCGCAAATGCAGGCCCGAGGCTTGTCGGCGCAAGACGTTGCGAACGCACTGGCCACGCAAAACCAGATCACCCCGGTGGGTACCGAGAAAATTGGCAGCTTTGAATACATGCTGCAGTTGAACAACTCGCCGGTCGCTTTCAAGGACCTGGAAGACTTGCCGATCAAGACCGCCAACGGCACCACGGTGTTGATCCGTGACGTCGGCACGGTGAAGGACGGCAACCCGCCACAAAGCAACATCGTGCACGTGAACGGCAATCGTTCGGTGTTGATTCCGGTATTGAAAACGGGGTCAGCATCGACGCTGGGCGTCATCGCCGGGATCAAGGACAAGCTTGCCGACTCCAAGGCGCAGCTGCCGGAAAACCTGAACATCGATTTGATCGGCGACCAGTCGTTGTTCGTCCGTGCCGCCATCAGCGGTGTCGCACGGGAAGGGCTGATCGCGGCCGCGTTGACCAGTCTGATGATCCTGCTGTTCCTTGGCAGCTGGCGTTCCACGGTGATAATCGCGGTGTCGATCCCGTTGGCGATTCTCTCGTCCATTACGGCGCTGTCGGCGCTCGGAGAGACACTCAACATCATGACCCTGGGAGGGTTGGCGCTGGCCGTGGGTATCCTGGTGGACGATGCCACCGTGACTATCGAGAACATCAACTGGCATCTGGAGCAGGGGAAACAGGTCGAGGCGGCAATCATGGATGGGGCGGCGCAGATCGTGACGCCAGCGTTTGTTTCGCTGCTGTGTATCTGCATCGTGTTCGTGCCGATGTTTTTCCTGGACGGTGTTGCCCGCTTCCTGTTCGTGCCAATGGCCGAAGCAGTGATCTTCGCCATGATTGCCTCGTTCATCCTGTCGCGAACGCTGGTGCCGACCATGGCCAACTTCCTGCTCAAACCGCACGCGCCGGGTGAGGAACATGGCGAAAAACCGGTCAGTCGCAACCCGCTGGTGCGCTTCCAGCGCGGGTTTGAAGCGCGGTTCGAGCGGGTTCGCGAGGGTTATCACGGCATGCTGGAAACCGCGCTGGAACATCGCCGGTCCGTCATGATCGCGATCTTCGCATTCGTCATCGCCTCGTTCGCGCTGGTGCCGTTTCTGGGCCGTAATTTTTTCCCGGCGGTCGACTCCGGGCAGATCCTGATGCACGTTCGTGCGCCGGTGGGCATGCGTGTGGAAAGCACGGCACGCATGATCACTGACGTGGAAAACACCATTCGGCGCGTGATTGAGCCGTCGGAACTCAAGGCGGTGGTGGACAACATCGGTCTGGCGGTCAGCGGCATCAACGCCGCCTACAACAACACCGGTACGGTGGGGTCGCAGGACAGCGACATTCAGATCAGCCTCAACGAGGACCACAAACCCACGGCGGACTACATTCGCCAGTTGCGCGAGCAATTGCCCCGCGAATTCCCCAACGCCGTCTTCTCGTTCCCGCCCGCAGATATTGTCGGGCAGATCCTGAACTTCGGTTCTTCGGCGCCGGTGGACGTGCAGATTGCCGGCAACAATCTGCCTGCCAACTTCGCCTATGCCAACACCTTGCTGCGCGAGATCCGGCGTGTCCCGGGCGTTGCCGACGCGCGCATCCAGCAGTCCCAGCAATTGCCGACGTTCAAAATCAACGTCGACCGCACCCGAGCGCAACTGGTGGGCATCAGCGAACGCGACATCACCAACAGCCTGGTCGTCAACTTCGCCGGTTCAAGCCAGGTTGCGCCGACGTTCTGGCTGAACACCGCCAACGGGGTGTCCTATCCGATCGTGTTGCAAACCCCGCAGTACAGCCTCGATTCGCTGGCACAGTTGCATAACCTGCCGCTGACGTCGGCCGTAGCGCCCGGATCGGCGGGAGCGGGGCAGATTCTGGGTGGCCTGGCGTCGGTGGAACGCACCCACAGCAACTCGGTGGTGAGCCAGTCCGATATCCAGCCGGTAGTGGAGGTGTTGACGTCGATACAAGGCCGGGATCTGGGGGGCGTGGCCGCTGAGATCCAGAAGATTCTCGCGGCGCACGCCAGTGAGATTCCCAAAGGCTCGAAGGTCACTCTGCAAGGGCAGGCGACCACGATGAACAACGCCTTCAGCGGCATGTTGTTTGGCCTGCTTGGCGCGGTGGTGCTGATCTACCTGTTGATCGTCGTCAACTTCCAGTCCTGGAGTGACCCGTTCGTGATCATTACCGCGTTGCCAGCGGCCCTGGCCGGGATTGTCTGGATGCTGTTCCTGACGCACACGCCGCTGTCGGTGCCCGCGCTGACGGGGGCGATCATGTGCATGGGTGTGGCCACTGCCAACGCCATTCTGGTCGTCAGCTTTTGCCGGGAGCGGCTGGCCGAGCACGGAAATCCCGTGCTGGCCGCGCTGGAGGGCGGATTCACCCGATTCCGTCCGGTTCTGATGACCGCCATTTCGATGATCATCGGCATGGCACCGATGGCGTTGAGCCTGGGCGAGGGTGGCGAGCAGAACGCGCCGCTCGGCCGCGCGGTCATTGGCGGCTTGAGTTTTGCCACGGTCGCCACGCTGTTCCTGGTGCCCATCATCTTCAGTCTTGTCCACGCACGCGATGCTCGTTCACGCGACCGCCACGCCACCGTGCAGACCAACGCAACACAAGGGTTTTGA
- a CDS encoding efflux RND transporter periplasmic adaptor subunit gives MLTDTPVIHPQPRRSAGRARLGIVVALLVVVAIVAVGIGVRANESKDLKTWTDTQALPSVILVSPVAAAQGAVLILPGRLEAWSRAAIFARVGGYLKSWKADIGAKVKAGQLLAEIDTPEVDQQLLQARADLAAAKANASLSQTSAKRWQAMLASDSVSKQEVDERNGDLAARQAQVMAAQANVERLTATKGFQRLTAPFDGVVTARSTDVGALINVGSDTSGQELFAVSDVSRLRVYVQVPQSYAPQIKVGTNARLSVPEYPGEPFNATVIASADSVNAASGSTLVQLQVDNPAGRLLPGAYTSVRFDLPVQPNVVRLPASALQFDDHGMRVATLDQHDHVLFKTVTIARDFGDTVEIGSGVTAADRVIDTPPDGLSDNDSVQVSKPAAANTVAEAKPHG, from the coding sequence ATGCTCACTGACACTCCTGTAATCCATCCTCAACCGCGCCGCAGTGCGGGACGCGCAAGGCTCGGCATAGTGGTCGCACTGCTTGTGGTGGTCGCCATTGTCGCGGTCGGTATCGGCGTGCGCGCCAACGAGTCGAAGGACCTGAAGACCTGGACTGACACACAGGCGCTGCCCAGCGTGATTCTGGTCAGCCCGGTCGCAGCCGCCCAAGGTGCCGTGTTGATTCTGCCGGGCCGTCTGGAAGCCTGGTCACGCGCGGCGATCTTCGCCCGCGTCGGGGGCTACCTGAAGTCCTGGAAGGCGGACATTGGTGCGAAGGTCAAGGCCGGCCAGTTGCTTGCCGAAATCGATACACCCGAAGTGGATCAGCAACTGCTCCAGGCGCGCGCCGATCTGGCCGCGGCGAAGGCCAACGCCTCACTGTCCCAGACCAGCGCCAAGCGCTGGCAGGCGATGCTGGCATCGGACTCGGTGTCGAAGCAAGAAGTCGATGAGCGTAACGGTGATCTGGCCGCCAGGCAGGCGCAGGTGATGGCCGCTCAGGCCAACGTCGAGCGACTGACCGCGACCAAGGGCTTTCAGCGCTTGACCGCGCCGTTCGATGGCGTCGTCACCGCGCGTTCGACCGATGTCGGTGCTTTGATCAACGTCGGCAGCGACACCAGCGGTCAGGAGCTGTTCGCGGTATCGGACGTCAGCCGACTGCGTGTTTACGTGCAGGTGCCTCAGTCCTATGCGCCGCAGATCAAGGTCGGCACCAACGCCCGGCTGAGCGTACCCGAATACCCGGGGGAACCCTTCAATGCGACCGTGATTGCGTCGGCCGATTCAGTTAACGCGGCGTCGGGCAGCACGTTGGTTCAGCTTCAAGTCGATAACCCGGCGGGTCGTCTGTTGCCAGGTGCGTACACCAGCGTGCGTTTCGACCTGCCGGTACAGCCCAACGTTGTGCGTTTACCGGCCAGCGCCTTGCAGTTCGATGACCATGGCATGCGCGTCGCGACCCTCGATCAACACGACCATGTGCTGTTCAAGACCGTGACCATTGCCCGTGATTTCGGTGACACCGTGGAGATCGGCTCAGGCGTCACGGCAGCGGATCGTGTCATCGATACGCCGCCGGACGGCCTGAGCGATAACGATTCTGTTCAGGTGTCAAAACCTGCAGCGGCCAACACCGTCGCCGAGGCAAAACCTCATGGTTAA
- a CDS encoding DUF1652 domain-containing protein codes for MISSLELCQIIESSFLPARCQCSVDARGLMSIQLYTSVSGHADFMATGIEVATLNTSRSIASLITGLKEDLRLRSLSGGSAQGMDRRATTFGG; via the coding sequence ATGATCTCCTCACTTGAACTCTGCCAAATCATCGAATCCTCATTCCTGCCCGCCAGATGCCAATGCTCGGTGGACGCAAGAGGGCTCATGTCTATCCAGTTGTATACCTCAGTCAGCGGGCATGCCGACTTCATGGCCACGGGCATCGAGGTGGCGACGCTCAATACCAGCCGAAGCATCGCCTCGCTGATCACCGGTCTTAAAGAAGACCTTCGACTGCGTTCATTGAGCGGCGGGTCGGCGCAGGGGATGGACCGCAGAGCGACTACGTTCGGCGGTTAG
- a CDS encoding 2-aminoadipate transaminase, with product MDFPSVSQSISFVHPISLTHGKNAEVWDVDGKRYIDFVGGIGVLNLGHCHPKIVAAICEQAQRMTHYAFNAAPHEPYQLFIERLAAFIPVSYPVSGMLTNSGAEAAENALKIVRGHTGKSAVIAFDGAFHGRTLATLNLNGKVAPYKQKVGSLPGPVFHLPYPSADNGVSTAEALKAMDRLFSVEIDIDEVACFIIEPVQGEGGFLALDVEFAHALRRLCDDKGIVLIIDEIQSGFGRTGQRFAFSRLGIEPDLLLLGKSIAGGVPLGAVVGRKALMDTLPKGGLGGTYSGNPLACAAGLATLDEMTDAHLAAWGEQYAVTLLTRYEQWQAHKLSPYLGRLTGVGAMRGIELLTPEGKPATAQMAQLLASARERGLLLMPSGKARHIIRLLAPLTIEPEVLNEGLDILEACLADL from the coding sequence ATGGATTTCCCGTCAGTCAGCCAGTCCATTTCCTTCGTTCATCCCATCAGCCTTACCCATGGAAAAAACGCCGAGGTCTGGGACGTCGACGGAAAGCGATACATCGATTTCGTCGGCGGTATCGGTGTGTTGAATCTGGGGCATTGCCACCCGAAGATCGTCGCGGCGATTTGCGAACAGGCGCAGCGCATGACGCATTACGCGTTCAACGCAGCCCCGCATGAGCCTTATCAGCTGTTCATTGAACGGCTCGCGGCGTTTATTCCGGTGAGTTACCCGGTCAGCGGCATGCTCACCAACAGCGGCGCCGAAGCGGCGGAGAATGCGTTGAAAATCGTGCGTGGGCATACCGGCAAGTCGGCGGTCATCGCATTCGATGGCGCCTTCCATGGGCGAACACTGGCGACGCTGAACCTCAACGGCAAAGTGGCGCCTTACAAGCAGAAAGTGGGCTCGCTGCCCGGGCCGGTGTTCCATCTGCCGTATCCAAGCGCGGACAACGGTGTGTCGACGGCCGAAGCCTTGAAGGCGATGGATCGGCTGTTCAGTGTGGAAATCGACATCGACGAGGTCGCCTGCTTCATCATCGAGCCGGTGCAGGGCGAGGGCGGTTTCCTGGCGCTGGACGTCGAGTTCGCCCACGCATTGCGCAGGCTGTGCGACGACAAGGGCATTGTCTTGATCATCGATGAAATCCAGTCAGGCTTTGGCCGCACCGGTCAGCGCTTTGCCTTCAGCCGTCTGGGCATCGAACCGGATCTGCTGTTGCTGGGCAAGAGCATCGCCGGCGGCGTCCCGTTGGGGGCGGTCGTCGGTCGCAAGGCCCTGATGGATACGTTACCCAAAGGCGGGCTGGGCGGGACTTACTCCGGAAATCCACTGGCGTGCGCAGCGGGCCTGGCCACGCTGGATGAAATGACCGATGCGCATCTCGCAGCCTGGGGCGAACAGTATGCAGTCACCTTGCTCACCCGGTACGAACAATGGCAGGCGCATAAACTGTCACCGTATCTCGGGCGGCTGACCGGCGTCGGCGCGATGCGCGGCATCGAGCTGCTGACCCCGGAAGGCAAACCGGCGACGGCACAAATGGCGCAGTTGCTGGCGAGCGCCAGGGAGCGCGGGTTGCTCTTGATGCCGAGCGGCAAAGCCCGTCACATCATCCGTCTGCTGGCACCGCTGACCATCGAGCCCGAGGTGCTGAACGAGGGGCTGGACATTCTAGAAGCGTGCCTGGCGGATCTCTGA